In a genomic window of Pieris brassicae chromosome 7, ilPieBrab1.1, whole genome shotgun sequence:
- the LOC123711635 gene encoding ras-related protein Rap1 — translation MREYKIVVLGSGGVGKSALTVQFVQGIFVEKYDPTIEDSYRKQVEVDGQQCMLEILDTAGTEQFTAMRDLYMKNGQGFVLVYSITAQSTFNDLQDLREQILRVKDTNDVPMVLVGNKCDLDAERVVGKQQGANLANHFNCVFMETSAKAKISVNEVFYDLVRQINKKSPKEVNKPRSRKHICRLL, via the coding sequence ATGCGTGAATACAAAATAGTCGTGTTAGGTAGCGGGGGCGTGGGAAAGTCTGCCCTGACAGTACAATTTGTACAAGGCATCTTTGTGGAGAAATACGACCCCACCATCGAGGACAGCTATCGAAAACAAGTGGAAGTTGATGGACAACAATGTATGCTCGAAATCCTTGACACTGCCGGCACTGAACAATTTACTGCTATGAGAGACTTGTATATGAAGAACGGACAAGGTTTCGTGTTAGTGTATTCTATAACCGCACAATCGACATTCAACGATCTACAAGATTTAAGGGAGCAGATATTGCGGGTGAAGGACACGAACGATGTCCCCATGGTCCTGGTGGGTAACAAGTGTGACCTGGATGCGGAGCGCGTGGTTGGTAAGCAGCAAGGTGCCAACCTCGCAAATCATTTCAATTGCGTCTTCATGGAGACCTCTGCCAAGGCTAAAATCAGTGTGAATGAAGTGTTCTACGATCTAGTGCgacaaatcaataaaaagtCTCCCAAAGAGGTAAACAAACCAAGAAGCAGAAAGCACATATGTCGTCTGCTGTAA